In one window of candidate division KSB1 bacterium DNA:
- a CDS encoding VWA domain-containing protein, whose protein sequence is MDRFADPQFLWLLILLPGMAYWHFRMQQRPGATIAYSNVETVRKTGLGQVGWVRHFLFGLRLGTVFLLILALARPRSERTEEEVHTEGIDIVIALDISGSMLAVDFKPKNRVEAAKEVASRFIDGRISDRIGLVVFAAESFTQCPPTLDYDVLKKFIQYVQVGQIRDGTAIGLGIANAASRLRYSTAKSKVIILLTDGRNNTGEIDPITAAQIAKALGIRVYTIGVGSLGNAMYPVDDPFFGRRYVSLPVEIDEELLKEIAAITGGRYFRATDTQALERIFQEIGQMEKTKIEVKHYVRYKELFRRFLFPAFAVLLLEIVLANTKFRKIP, encoded by the coding sequence ATGGACCGTTTCGCAGACCCCCAGTTCCTGTGGCTGTTGATCCTGCTGCCCGGCATGGCCTACTGGCACTTCCGGATGCAGCAGCGACCGGGAGCAACCATCGCCTACTCGAACGTGGAAACCGTGCGCAAGACGGGACTCGGCCAGGTCGGGTGGGTCCGCCATTTCCTTTTCGGCCTCCGACTGGGAACGGTCTTTCTTCTGATTCTGGCTCTGGCTCGGCCTCGGTCGGAACGTACGGAGGAAGAGGTTCACACCGAGGGGATCGACATTGTTATTGCCCTCGACATCTCGGGCAGCATGCTCGCGGTGGACTTTAAGCCCAAGAACCGGGTCGAGGCTGCCAAGGAAGTCGCTTCCCGCTTCATCGATGGCCGCATCTCGGATCGTATCGGGTTGGTGGTCTTCGCCGCCGAGAGCTTCACCCAATGTCCGCCTACCCTCGATTACGACGTCCTCAAGAAGTTCATCCAGTACGTCCAGGTGGGGCAGATCCGGGATGGGACCGCGATCGGGCTGGGCATCGCCAACGCAGCCAGCCGCCTGCGCTATAGTACCGCCAAGAGCAAGGTCATCATCCTCCTCACCGATGGCCGCAACAACACGGGCGAGATCGACCCCATCACCGCCGCTCAGATCGCCAAGGCTCTGGGGATCCGGGTTTACACGATCGGGGTGGGAAGCCTGGGCAACGCGATGTACCCGGTCGATGACCCGTTTTTCGGTCGGAGGTATGTGAGCTTGCCAGTGGAGATCGACGAGGAGCTTCTAAAGGAGATTGCGGCGATTACCGGCGGCCGGTATTTTCGGGCCACCGACACCCAGGCTCTGGAGAGGATCTTCCAGGAAATTGGCCAGATGGAGAAGACCAAGATCGAGGTGAAGCACTACGTCCGTTACAAGGAGCTGTTCAGGCGGTTCCTTTTCCCGGCCTTTGCGGTGCTGCTTCTGGAGATCGTCCTGGCCAACACCAAATTCCGCAAGATCCCTTGA
- a CDS encoding PepSY domain-containing protein, which yields MRSASGILTALLAWGLWATTTQAGVSIESRAEPTTIRIGDVVRYTIAVSHDAATEVQLPGPGENLGAFEIRDFTLFKPRKVGGLIREEAEYLISTYDVGEFVIPPVRVLYRSRGDTSWQELWSQPISIQVASLNPDLHGDIRDIKPPLSVPYDWRRLIVGILVALLFFGAAGAGVYLYWRHRRGLKLLPTREAPPRPAHEIALEELDALFHSDLLERGEVKLLHIRLSEIVRRYLEGRYEVRALEMTTQEILEAFGDDRLPVGVRELLAEFLSACDLVKFAKYHPGREEIEHTFHLAYQFVESTKPAVSEMVPSTGSGEEPLTGSGSAQPAEGS from the coding sequence ATGAGGTCAGCAAGCGGAATTCTTACGGCCCTATTGGCGTGGGGCTTATGGGCTACGACGACGCAAGCCGGGGTCTCTATTGAGAGCCGAGCGGAGCCGACAACGATCCGCATCGGCGATGTGGTCCGGTACACGATCGCCGTGAGCCACGACGCCGCGACGGAGGTTCAACTCCCTGGACCCGGGGAGAATCTGGGAGCCTTTGAGATCCGCGATTTCACTCTCTTCAAGCCGCGGAAGGTCGGCGGACTGATCCGGGAGGAAGCGGAATACCTGATCAGTACATATGACGTTGGGGAATTCGTGATTCCACCCGTTCGCGTGCTCTACCGGAGCCGAGGGGATACGAGCTGGCAAGAACTATGGTCGCAGCCGATCTCCATCCAGGTTGCGAGCTTGAACCCAGACCTCCACGGAGACATCCGCGACATTAAGCCTCCCCTGTCCGTGCCCTACGATTGGCGCCGGCTGATCGTCGGGATTCTGGTAGCCTTACTCTTCTTCGGAGCAGCGGGAGCAGGTGTGTACCTCTACTGGCGCCATCGCCGCGGGCTGAAGCTCCTGCCGACACGCGAGGCTCCTCCGCGGCCGGCGCACGAGATCGCGCTGGAGGAACTGGATGCCCTGTTCCACTCCGACCTTCTGGAGCGGGGCGAGGTCAAGCTTCTGCACATCCGTTTGTCCGAGATCGTGCGAAGATACCTTGAGGGTCGCTACGAAGTCCGGGCCCTGGAGATGACGACGCAGGAAATTCTCGAAGCCTTCGGCGATGACAGACTGCCTGTGGGAGTGCGCGAACTCCTCGCGGAGTTTCTGTCGGCTTGTGATCTCGTGAAATTCGCCAAGTACCACCCGGGCAGAGAGGAGATTGAGCACACCTTCCATCTGGCTTATCAGTTCGTCGAGTCGACCAAGCCGGCAGTGAGTGAGATGGTCCCGTCCACGGGGAGCGGCGAGGAGCCCCTGACTGGCTCAGGGAGCGCCCAGCCCGCGGAGGGTTCGTGA
- a CDS encoding DUF58 domain-containing protein produces the protein MDRAEATFARREILRRVRQIEITIRGLVNDVFSGEYHSVFKGRGMDFAEVREYQVGDDVRTIDWNVTARMGHPYVKVFQEERELTVVLLVDASGTEEFGALGPFKRDLAAEICALLALAAVKNNDKVGLLIFTDRTEKFVPPKKGRAHVLRVVREILYHEPQGRQTDPRGALEYLGRVVRRRSVVFFVSDFLGDVYRSEEFARALRIAHRRHDVVAISLTDPRELELPNAGLLELEDLESGHTVLVDTTDADFRESFCKLANEAVIERYRLFQTIGIDHVAIRTDQPYVAPLVKFFRARARRFRW, from the coding sequence ATGGATCGCGCCGAAGCCACATTTGCTCGCCGGGAGATCCTGCGGAGAGTCCGGCAGATCGAAATCACCATCCGCGGCCTGGTGAACGACGTGTTCAGCGGCGAATACCATTCCGTGTTCAAAGGGCGCGGGATGGACTTCGCCGAGGTCCGGGAGTACCAGGTGGGGGATGACGTCCGGACCATCGACTGGAATGTGACCGCTCGTATGGGCCACCCTTACGTGAAGGTGTTCCAGGAAGAGAGGGAGCTCACCGTCGTGCTCCTGGTCGACGCCAGTGGGACGGAGGAATTCGGCGCGCTTGGCCCCTTCAAGCGGGATCTGGCCGCGGAGATCTGCGCACTGCTGGCCCTGGCCGCGGTGAAAAACAACGACAAGGTTGGACTCCTCATCTTCACCGACCGCACCGAGAAGTTCGTCCCGCCCAAGAAAGGGCGGGCCCATGTGTTGCGGGTCGTGCGCGAAATCCTCTACCACGAGCCGCAGGGACGGCAGACCGATCCCCGCGGCGCTCTGGAGTACCTGGGCCGAGTGGTCCGCCGACGCAGCGTGGTGTTTTTCGTGTCGGACTTCCTGGGCGATGTCTACCGGAGTGAGGAGTTCGCCAGGGCTCTCCGCATTGCCCATCGGCGCCACGATGTGGTGGCGATCTCGCTCACGGACCCGCGCGAACTGGAGCTTCCCAATGCAGGGCTCCTCGAGTTGGAGGACCTGGAGTCGGGCCACACCGTGCTTGTGGACACCACGGACGCGGATTTCCGCGAAAGCTTCTGCAAGCTGGCCAACGAAGCCGTGATCGAGCGCTACCGCCTTTTCCAGACCATTGGGATTGACCACGTGGCGATTCGCACGGACCAGCCCTACGTGGCGCCTCTCGTCAAGTTCTTCCGAGCCAGAGCCAGGAGATTCCGGTGGTGA
- a CDS encoding MoxR family ATPase yields MSVDIQAIHERIRQESAFVDKILNEVQKVIVGQKYMVDRLLIGLLANGHILLEGVPGLAKTLAVRTLSATIQTKFQRIQFTPDLLPADLIGTLVYEQHDGKFTTKKGPIFANLILADEINRAPAKVQSALLEAMQERQVTIGETTYPLDDPFLVLATQNPIEQEGTYPLPEAQVDRFMLKLSIGYPSREEELEILRRMTKKEIPKPNPVVTPQDIIRAREVVLDVYMDEKIEHYIVDLVFATREPRRYGLESLEDLIQYGASPRATIYLTLAAKAHAFLRRRGYVTPEDVKAVAMDVLRHRVIPTFEAEAEEKTSEDIVRTILNSVETP; encoded by the coding sequence ATGAGCGTGGACATTCAGGCTATCCACGAGCGGATTCGCCAGGAGAGTGCTTTCGTCGATAAGATCCTCAACGAGGTCCAAAAGGTGATCGTCGGTCAGAAGTACATGGTCGACCGATTGCTGATCGGACTTTTGGCTAACGGTCACATCTTGCTGGAGGGTGTGCCCGGGCTGGCCAAGACGCTGGCCGTACGCACCCTTTCGGCTACGATCCAGACGAAGTTTCAGCGCATTCAGTTCACCCCGGATCTCTTGCCGGCCGATCTGATCGGTACACTCGTCTACGAGCAGCACGACGGCAAGTTCACGACGAAGAAGGGCCCGATTTTCGCCAACCTCATTCTCGCCGACGAGATCAACCGCGCGCCGGCCAAGGTGCAATCTGCACTCCTCGAGGCGATGCAAGAGCGGCAGGTGACGATCGGTGAGACTACCTATCCACTTGACGATCCCTTTCTCGTCCTGGCCACCCAGAACCCCATCGAGCAGGAAGGTACCTACCCCTTGCCGGAGGCGCAGGTCGATCGATTCATGCTGAAGCTCAGCATCGGGTATCCTTCCCGGGAAGAGGAGCTGGAGATTCTGCGGCGGATGACCAAGAAGGAGATCCCCAAACCGAACCCCGTCGTGACGCCGCAGGACATCATCCGCGCCCGGGAGGTTGTGCTGGATGTGTACATGGACGAGAAGATCGAGCATTACATCGTGGATCTGGTTTTCGCGACCAGAGAGCCTCGCCGTTACGGGCTAGAAAGCCTGGAAGACCTCATCCAGTATGGTGCCAGCCCGCGGGCGACCATCTATCTGACCCTGGCGGCCAAGGCCCACGCCTTTTTGCGGCGGCGCGGCTACGTAACGCCGGAAGACGTCAAGGCGGTGGCGATGGACGTGCTGCGCCATCGCGTCATCCCTACCTTCGAGGCGGAGGCCGAGGAGAAGACATCCGAGGACATCGTCCGCACCATCCTCAACAGCGTGGAGACGCCGTAG
- a CDS encoding BatD family protein — MRRVATAAVWTIGFLVGFQSEPAGALSEADTLALRLAPAPEIALHASLDRTQVPLNRTVTLSVELRWDGEPYRYEVADVGTPVVRNLEVLGSGSSNRVEAGSGGQSVVVQTHRFVLKPKELGMAYVEPMSVLYTDTRTGVSQRLRTQRLQLEVTDPVPEGRGGRHWFVYLTAGVGLAAAGGIYYFRRTHGGLPQPELPPPPSWEEQLLAELREAVGARTLASQVRDSYAGISKIARRYLVTRYGLSGLELTTSELLRELRQKTADERLIAQAEELLRRCDQVRFGGETGDFSEVSRLAGMVEWWLTRPQP; from the coding sequence GTGAGGAGAGTTGCCACTGCAGCCGTCTGGACGATCGGGTTCCTGGTTGGGTTCCAGTCGGAGCCTGCTGGCGCCCTGAGCGAGGCTGACACCCTGGCGCTGAGGCTGGCCCCGGCGCCAGAAATCGCGCTGCACGCGTCGCTCGACAGGACCCAGGTTCCCCTCAATCGGACGGTTACCCTGAGCGTGGAACTTCGCTGGGACGGCGAGCCTTACCGGTACGAGGTGGCAGACGTCGGAACGCCGGTTGTCCGCAATCTCGAAGTACTGGGTTCGGGCAGCTCAAACCGTGTCGAAGCGGGCTCCGGCGGCCAATCCGTTGTCGTCCAAACCCACCGGTTCGTCTTGAAGCCGAAAGAACTGGGCATGGCGTACGTGGAACCCATGTCCGTTCTCTACACCGATACGCGCACGGGCGTTTCGCAACGCCTTCGGACACAACGCCTGCAGCTGGAGGTCACGGATCCGGTCCCAGAGGGAAGGGGCGGCAGACACTGGTTCGTGTACCTTACTGCAGGGGTAGGACTCGCGGCCGCGGGTGGCATCTATTACTTCCGGCGCACGCACGGGGGACTACCCCAGCCCGAACTGCCACCTCCGCCAAGCTGGGAGGAGCAGCTCCTGGCGGAACTCCGGGAGGCCGTGGGCGCCCGTACCTTGGCTTCTCAAGTCAGGGACAGCTACGCGGGCATCTCCAAGATCGCCCGGCGGTATCTGGTGACCCGCTACGGTTTGAGCGGCCTGGAACTGACGACGAGCGAGTTGTTGCGTGAACTGCGACAAAAGACCGCGGACGAGCGTCTTATTGCCCAGGCTGAAGAGCTTCTCCGGCGGTGTGATCAGGTCAGGTTTGGGGGCGAAACGGGGGACTTTTCCGAGGTCTCTCGCCTGGCAGGAATGGTGGAATGGTGGCTGACCAGGCCGCAGCCTTAG
- the bamD gene encoding outer membrane protein assembly factor BamD, with the protein MRAWLPVIMCGVLLVGFVISSCSRSQKMTEEQLFGLAKNLQEKEQYEEAAKTLEKLVKDYPTGRHAEEALYRLGLLYANNLHDYKRAIASYQRLIEQFPNSTRLAQAYFMIGYHYANDVKDLDKARQAYNTFLEKFPNHELVPSVQFELKYLGKDISQLDIFQEGEATSSAGDQGSSKGGK; encoded by the coding sequence ATGAGGGCTTGGCTTCCAGTGATAATGTGCGGGGTGCTGCTTGTGGGTTTTGTCATCTCCTCCTGCTCCCGTTCCCAGAAGATGACGGAGGAGCAGCTGTTTGGCCTGGCCAAGAATCTCCAAGAAAAAGAGCAATACGAAGAAGCGGCCAAAACTCTGGAAAAGCTGGTCAAGGATTATCCCACGGGACGTCACGCCGAGGAAGCCCTTTACCGTCTCGGTCTTCTGTACGCCAATAACCTCCATGACTACAAGAGAGCCATCGCCAGCTACCAGCGCCTGATCGAACAATTCCCCAATAGCACCCGACTGGCGCAGGCCTACTTCATGATCGGCTATCATTACGCGAACGACGTCAAGGATCTGGACAAGGCGCGCCAGGCCTACAACACCTTCCTCGAGAAATTCCCCAATCACGAGCTCGTGCCCTCCGTGCAATTTGAGCTGAAGTATCTGGGCAAGGACATCAGTCAGCTCGACATTTTCCAGGAAGGGGAAGCCACAAGCTCCGCGGGCGACCAGGGCTCGTCGAAGGGGGGCAAGTAG